One region of Eretmochelys imbricata isolate rEreImb1 chromosome 2, rEreImb1.hap1, whole genome shotgun sequence genomic DNA includes:
- the COXFA4 gene encoding cytochrome c oxidase subunit NDUFA4, giving the protein MFRLMLSQAKKHPSLIPLFIFIGAGGSGAALYIMRLAMFNPDVCWDKKNNPEPWNKLAPTDQYKFYSVNVDYSKLKKDRPDF; this is encoded by the exons ATGTTCCGACTCATGCTCAGTCAGGCCAAGAAACATCCAAGC TTGATCCCTCTCTTTATCTTTATTGGAGCTGGAGGTTCTGGCGCAGCCCTGTACATTATGCGCCTGGCAATGTTCAACCCTGATGTCTG TTGGGACAAAAAGAATAACCCTGAGCCTTGGAATAAGCTGGCTCCCACTGATCAGTACAAG TTCTATTCGGTCAATGTGGACTACAGCAAACTGAAGAAGGATCGTCCTGACTTCTAA